A window from Ignavibacteriota bacterium encodes these proteins:
- the argF gene encoding ornithine carbamoyltransferase has protein sequence MKRDLVSFALWTAEELQTVLRISRELAADGSRVRPPLAHRTAAMIFECASLRTRVSFEVGIAQLGGHPVFLDDTTIRMAARESVHDIGSIVSQYTDLIIARTVRHQTCVQLAESATVPVINALTDLLHPCQVLGDVYTLMERQRFTPTTKIVYVGDGNTMANSWLECAARLPFHLVCSCPAGYEPHPRFLEEAQAAGVSRVEMIPDPVDAVRDADVVYTDVWPQATPRVEGGRRSLIFKPYQVNRTLLKHAKSDHLVMHRLPANRGEEITGEVLDGSNSIAVEQARNRLAVQNGIMAALLDGSIR, from the coding sequence ATGAAGCGTGATCTTGTTTCCTTTGCCTTGTGGACGGCGGAAGAGCTCCAGACCGTCCTGCGGATCAGCAGAGAGCTTGCCGCTGATGGCAGCCGTGTCCGCCCGCCCCTCGCGCACAGAACGGCGGCGATGATCTTTGAATGCGCATCGCTCCGTACCCGGGTGTCCTTCGAGGTTGGCATCGCGCAACTGGGGGGACATCCCGTCTTCCTCGATGACACAACGATCCGCATGGCGGCGCGCGAATCCGTTCACGATATCGGGTCGATCGTCTCCCAGTACACCGATCTTATCATCGCGCGGACCGTCCGTCATCAGACATGCGTGCAACTGGCGGAGAGTGCGACGGTACCGGTGATCAATGCGCTCACAGATCTGCTGCATCCCTGTCAGGTGCTCGGTGATGTGTACACGCTCATGGAGCGGCAACGCTTCACGCCGACCACGAAGATCGTGTATGTAGGCGACGGCAACACGATGGCGAACTCCTGGCTCGAGTGCGCCGCCCGATTGCCGTTCCATCTCGTGTGTTCATGTCCGGCTGGATACGAGCCTCACCCACGTTTTCTGGAGGAGGCCCAGGCCGCGGGTGTCAGCCGGGTGGAGATGATCCCAGACCCGGTCGATGCTGTTCGCGATGCTGATGTCGTGTACACCGATGTCTGGCCGCAAGCCACGCCCCGTGTTGAAGGGGGCCGGCGTTCTCTCATCTTCAAGCCCTATCAGGTGAACCGGACGTTGCTCAAACATGCGAAGTCGGATCACCTCGTCATGCACCGGCTTCCGGCAAATCGCGGGGAGGAGATCACGGGCGAGGTCCTCGACGGTTCGAATTCCATCGCCGTAGAGCAGGCGCGCAACCGTCTGGCGGTTCAGAATGGCATCATGGCCGCTCTCCTGGACGGTTCTATACGATAG
- a CDS encoding glutathione peroxidase codes for MRRILTVSLMAYMMMVGSLTGSAKDARAETPAPKSVHDFTLKNIDGADVPLARYKGKVLLIVNVASKCGHTPQYTELEELYRRYKDKGLVLLGFPANNFGWQEPGTDAEIKTFCTTNYNVTFDMFSKISVKGSDQHPLYAYLTSEDANPETAGGVKWNFTKYLVDKNGHVLAKFGSSSKPLSEEIVQAVEEALK; via the coding sequence ATGAGGAGGATCTTGACTGTGAGCCTGATGGCATACATGATGATGGTGGGTTCGCTGACCGGTTCAGCGAAGGATGCGCGCGCCGAAACGCCCGCGCCGAAGAGCGTGCACGATTTCACCTTGAAGAACATCGACGGCGCGGATGTCCCGCTCGCACGGTACAAAGGGAAGGTGCTGCTGATCGTGAACGTCGCATCCAAGTGCGGCCACACCCCGCAGTACACGGAACTCGAGGAGCTGTACCGCCGCTACAAGGACAAGGGCCTCGTCCTCCTCGGCTTCCCGGCGAACAACTTCGGCTGGCAGGAACCCGGGACGGATGCCGAGATCAAAACGTTCTGCACCACGAACTACAACGTGACCTTCGACATGTTCTCGAAGATCTCCGTGAAAGGCAGCGACCAGCATCCGCTGTACGCGTACCTGACCTCGGAAGATGCGAACCCGGAAACAGCGGGCGGCGTGAAATGGAATTTCACGAAGTACCTGGTGGATAAGAACGGCCACGTTCTCGCGAAGTTCGGCTCCAGCTCCAAACCGCTGTCTGAAGAGATCGTGCAGGCGGTGGAAGAGGCGCTGAAGTAA
- the lpdA gene encoding dihydrolipoyl dehydrogenase: MNTITTDVVVIGAGPGGYAAAFYAADKGKSVVLVERDARLGGVCLNRGCIPSKALLHAAKLIDEAKESSFRGIHFAAPRIDLNEMRTWKDSVIEKLAGGVRTLAQKRGVQVLEGKAHFEDSRTLRVETASGQQFITFGKAIVAVGSRPAMPPAFDLGNPRVMTSTEALEIEEIPEKLLVVGGGYIGMELGTVYATLGSDVIVVEALPAVLAGADQDLVRPVLRRAAKLFKEVRTSVKVLKMATSGKQIKVDIEMNGEKRQEMYDRVLVSVGRAPNCADMGIENTKIVQDEKGYIKVDTHQQTGDPNILAIGDVVGGVMLAHKASKEARIAVEAIMGEDTVFENIIIPAVVFTDPEIAWAGMTEAEAKAANRTVEVVKFPWTASGRALSFDRTDGMTKLIIDPETERILGAGIVGAGAGELIGEAVVAMEMGATAYDMSQSVHPHPTLSETWMECAEAFYGHATHVMGKKKA, translated from the coding sequence GTGAATACCATTACCACAGATGTTGTTGTCATCGGCGCCGGCCCCGGCGGTTATGCCGCGGCATTCTACGCGGCCGATAAAGGAAAGAGCGTTGTGTTGGTGGAGCGCGATGCCCGGCTCGGTGGTGTCTGTCTGAACCGCGGATGCATCCCTTCCAAGGCGCTGCTCCACGCGGCGAAACTGATCGACGAGGCGAAAGAGTCCTCGTTCCGGGGGATACACTTTGCGGCTCCGCGCATCGATCTGAACGAGATGCGTACGTGGAAGGACAGCGTGATCGAGAAGCTGGCGGGCGGCGTACGCACGCTGGCGCAGAAGCGGGGTGTCCAGGTGCTCGAAGGGAAGGCGCATTTCGAGGATTCCAGGACCCTGCGGGTCGAGACCGCCTCCGGGCAGCAGTTCATCACGTTCGGCAAGGCCATCGTGGCGGTCGGCTCACGGCCGGCGATGCCCCCGGCATTCGACCTCGGCAATCCGCGTGTGATGACCTCCACCGAGGCGTTGGAGATCGAGGAGATCCCGGAGAAGCTGCTGGTTGTCGGCGGCGGGTATATCGGCATGGAGTTGGGGACGGTCTATGCCACGCTCGGCAGTGACGTGATCGTGGTGGAGGCGCTTCCGGCGGTGCTTGCCGGAGCGGATCAGGACCTTGTGCGGCCGGTGCTGCGCCGCGCGGCGAAGCTGTTCAAGGAGGTCCGCACCTCGGTGAAGGTCCTCAAGATGGCCACCTCGGGCAAACAGATCAAAGTGGACATCGAGATGAACGGTGAGAAGCGGCAGGAGATGTACGACCGTGTTCTCGTCTCCGTTGGCCGGGCGCCGAACTGTGCGGACATGGGGATCGAGAATACGAAGATCGTGCAGGACGAGAAGGGCTACATCAAGGTCGACACGCATCAGCAGACCGGTGACCCGAACATCCTTGCCATCGGCGACGTGGTGGGGGGCGTGATGCTTGCGCACAAGGCATCGAAGGAGGCGCGCATCGCGGTGGAAGCGATCATGGGCGAAGACACGGTGTTCGAGAACATCATCATCCCGGCGGTAGTGTTCACCGATCCGGAGATCGCCTGGGCCGGCATGACGGAAGCGGAGGCGAAGGCCGCGAACCGCACGGTGGAAGTGGTGAAGTTCCCGTGGACGGCATCCGGCCGGGCGCTGAGCTTCGACCGGACCGATGGCATGACGAAGCTGATCATCGATCCCGAGACCGAGCGCATCCTCGGGGCGGGCATCGTTGGTGCGGGAGCCGGGGAATTGATCGGCGAGGCGGTGGTGGCGATGGAGATGGGGGCGACGGCGTACGATATGTCGCAGTCCGTGCATCCCCACCCGACACTCTCCGAGACGTGGATGGAGTGTGCGGAAGCGTTCTACGGCCATGCAACACACGTGATGGGCAAGAAGAAGGCGTAA
- the aceE gene encoding pyruvate dehydrogenase (acetyl-transferring), homodimeric type gives MEKELTKPDGTPQGAQAEQERWLDSLELVLESVLRDQPAEKLPLLFERLKTRLRDAGMQIPRSVSTPYLNTIPVEEEPEYPGDREIERRIKSFIRWNAMAMVVNANRAHSGLGGHISSYASSATLYEVAFNHFFRGGDGDRPADMVYFQGHASPGIYARAFLEGRIDTQKLHHFRQELARTGGLSSYPHPYLMPGFWQFPTVSMGLGPIMSIYQARFNRYLKARGFITGEEPKVWSFGGDGETDEPETLGALTLASREGLDNLVWIVNCNLQRLDGPVRGNGKIIQELESAFRGAGWNVIKVVWGSDWDPLLAEDSDGLLMKRMEEAVDGDFQKYSVETGSYTRKHFFGKYPELAKRALKLTDEQIRKLQRGGHDPRKVYAAYKAAMEHRGSPTVILAKTVKGYGLGEAGEGRNVSHQQKKLNEKELREFRSRFGIPINDEDVADTPFYRPPDDSPEITYLRERRKTLGGSLPRRVESAPVAEIPALDKFAEFLKGTGHTEVSTTMAFVRMLSMLLRNKSVGKNIVPIIPDEARTFGMDPLFREIGIYSPKGQLYEPVDSESLLYYRESKDGQILEEGITEAGAMSSFIAAATAYANHGVNMIPFYIYYSMFGFQRIGDLAWAAGDMRAKGFMLGATAGRTTLNGEGLQHEDGHSQLLATTIPNMRAYDPAFSYETAVIVQDGLRRMYGEGEAVFYYLTLYNENYPMPPMPEGVTEGILKGLYKFRKAEGKGQHTAQIFASGPIIRQALRAQEILADQYYISADIWSATSYKALRNDALNAQRWNMLHPTEPPKVSYVEQVLQAEKGPFIAVSDYMKLVPDQIAPWVPGGLTTLGTDGFGRSDTRPALRRFFEIDAESIVIATLYALARKGEYDPARVAAAIRDLGVDPEKHFPEIV, from the coding sequence GTGGAAAAAGAACTTACGAAACCCGATGGTACCCCGCAAGGGGCGCAGGCAGAGCAGGAACGCTGGCTGGATTCACTGGAACTGGTGCTGGAATCGGTCCTCCGTGACCAGCCGGCAGAGAAACTTCCGCTGCTCTTCGAGCGTCTGAAGACCCGGTTGCGCGATGCAGGGATGCAGATCCCGCGTTCGGTGAGCACGCCGTACCTCAATACCATCCCGGTGGAAGAGGAGCCCGAGTATCCCGGCGACCGCGAGATCGAGCGCCGGATCAAGAGCTTCATCCGCTGGAATGCCATGGCGATGGTCGTGAATGCCAACCGGGCGCACAGCGGCCTGGGCGGGCACATCTCGTCCTACGCGTCATCTGCCACCCTGTACGAGGTGGCGTTCAACCACTTCTTCCGTGGGGGTGATGGCGACCGTCCGGCGGACATGGTCTATTTTCAGGGCCACGCCTCCCCGGGCATCTACGCCCGTGCGTTCCTCGAGGGACGCATCGACACACAGAAGCTGCATCATTTCCGTCAGGAACTCGCGCGGACGGGGGGACTCTCGTCGTACCCGCATCCGTACCTGATGCCGGGCTTCTGGCAGTTCCCCACAGTATCGATGGGCCTCGGCCCGATCATGTCCATCTATCAGGCGCGCTTCAACCGCTACCTCAAGGCCCGCGGCTTCATCACCGGCGAAGAGCCCAAGGTCTGGTCATTCGGCGGCGATGGTGAAACGGACGAGCCGGAAACGCTCGGTGCGCTCACGCTTGCATCGCGCGAGGGGCTGGACAATCTGGTGTGGATCGTGAATTGCAATCTTCAACGGCTCGACGGGCCGGTGCGTGGCAACGGCAAGATCATCCAGGAATTGGAATCGGCCTTCCGTGGTGCGGGATGGAACGTCATCAAGGTGGTGTGGGGTTCGGACTGGGACCCGCTCCTTGCCGAGGACAGTGATGGCCTGCTGATGAAACGCATGGAAGAAGCTGTTGACGGCGACTTCCAGAAGTATTCCGTCGAAACAGGCAGCTATACACGCAAGCATTTCTTCGGGAAATATCCCGAACTCGCGAAGCGTGCGCTCAAGCTGACCGACGAGCAGATCCGGAAACTCCAGCGTGGCGGCCATGATCCGCGCAAAGTCTACGCCGCGTATAAGGCAGCGATGGAGCACCGGGGTTCGCCGACGGTGATCCTGGCGAAGACCGTGAAAGGATACGGGCTGGGTGAGGCCGGCGAAGGCCGGAACGTGTCGCACCAGCAGAAGAAGCTGAATGAGAAGGAGTTGCGGGAGTTCCGCTCGCGATTCGGCATCCCGATCAATGATGAAGATGTGGCGGATACGCCGTTCTACCGGCCGCCCGACGACAGTCCGGAGATCACGTACCTCCGTGAGCGCCGCAAGACACTTGGCGGCAGTCTGCCGCGAAGGGTCGAGAGCGCGCCCGTGGCTGAGATCCCTGCGTTGGACAAGTTCGCCGAGTTCCTCAAGGGCACCGGGCACACCGAGGTGTCGACCACGATGGCATTCGTCCGCATGCTCAGCATGCTCCTGCGGAACAAGTCCGTCGGGAAGAACATCGTCCCCATCATCCCTGATGAGGCGCGAACGTTCGGCATGGACCCGCTCTTCCGCGAGATCGGCATCTACTCGCCGAAGGGGCAGTTGTACGAGCCGGTCGACTCGGAGTCGTTGTTGTATTACCGTGAAAGCAAAGACGGGCAGATCCTGGAAGAGGGGATCACCGAAGCGGGCGCCATGTCGTCGTTCATCGCGGCGGCCACGGCGTACGCGAACCACGGTGTGAACATGATCCCGTTCTATATTTATTATTCGATGTTCGGATTCCAGCGCATTGGCGATCTGGCGTGGGCGGCAGGCGACATGCGGGCGAAGGGATTCATGCTTGGCGCCACGGCCGGCCGGACGACGCTGAACGGCGAGGGCCTGCAGCATGAGGATGGTCACAGTCAGCTGCTTGCGACGACCATCCCGAACATGCGTGCCTATGATCCGGCATTCTCCTATGAGACGGCAGTGATCGTGCAGGATGGGCTCCGCCGCATGTACGGTGAGGGCGAAGCGGTGTTCTACTACCTCACGCTCTATAATGAGAATTATCCGATGCCCCCGATGCCGGAAGGCGTGACGGAAGGCATTCTGAAGGGGTTGTACAAGTTCAGGAAAGCAGAGGGGAAGGGGCAGCACACCGCGCAGATCTTCGCCAGTGGCCCGATCATCCGTCAGGCGCTGCGTGCACAGGAGATCCTTGCGGACCAGTACTACATCTCGGCCGACATCTGGAGTGCCACGAGTTACAAGGCGCTGCGGAACGACGCGCTGAATGCGCAGCGATGGAATATGTTGCATCCGACGGAGCCGCCGAAGGTGTCGTACGTGGAGCAGGTGCTGCAGGCAGAGAAGGGCCCGTTCATCGCCGTCTCCGATTACATGAAGCTCGTTCCCGACCAGATCGCGCCGTGGGTCCCCGGCGGGTTGACGACGCTCGGAACGGACGGCTTCGGGCGGAGCGACACGCGCCCTGCACTGCGGCGGTTCTTTGAGATCGATGCGGAGAGCATCGTGATCGCAACGTTGTATGCCCTCGCCCGCAAAGGGGAGTATGATCCCGCCAGGGTCGCGGCGGCGATCCGGGACCTGGGCGTCGATCCGGAGAAGCATTTCCCCGAGATCGTTTGA